Below is a window of Anaerolineales bacterium DNA.
TTCTGGCTGCAGGATTCCCTCGCCGGATGGGGTGCCTTGCTCCTGCTGGCCGCAGGACCGACCCTGTCGGGTTATGGCTTGTACAACGTAAGCTTGAGCTACTTACCCTCCAGCACGGTCAACCTGATTCTCACACTCGAGCCGGCCTTCACCGCCACGCTGGCCTACATCCTTTTCGGAGAACGCTTAAACCAAATCCAAATTGCCGGCAGTTTCCTGATCATCTCCGGTGTAGCCATACTGAGACTCTTCGAGAACCGCTTCGCAAACCGCAGGCTCAGAGTGATGTAGGGAAACACCAACCACCTGACGCTCCGATTCGCCCCTCTTATTGCGCAGACAATTGCATGAATACACGAACGGCAGATTGGGATTTCGCGAGCGAAGAAATCAACCCGGTCGATTCGTTTTGGGCCGTTTCATACCCAACAAGCTCAAACACAAGAACAGCTCACCACGATGGTGGATTTCCTGCTCGAATACGTGCCAGAGGATCCAACCCAACTTCGGGGCTCCGTCGTCCGGGACCTGCACAATGCGGTTGAAGTCTTCAACGTTGACTTCAGCCAGGTAGTCCATGGTTTCGGTGTGCACGCGCTTCATTTCGGCGCGAACGGCATCCACCGTGTTCAAGTTCTTGTCTTCGGGAGGCCATTCCGGGAGCGAACGCCGGATCACAAAGTGAATCCAACCTTGTTCCAGGTTGATGATGTGACGCAGAATATCCCCCACCGTGCGCGGGTAAGCGTCCGCCGGCTTAAACTTCAAATGTTCATCCTCGAGCATGTCTACGGCCCGCATCAAATCCCGCCAGACCTTGTTCCAATGATCGAAAAATTGTGCTGCGTTCATCGGCCGTCCTCCTCACGGTCCACCCAACGAGCCAGTCCCGCCGGCGGCCGATATTGAGTAAGCCGGGCGAGCAAGCGATCGACATCGCTATCGACGATCAACAAATCCGGATGCTCGTCGTAAATGAACCCTTCAACCCGCGCATGCTCGATCAGATTCAACAGCAAATCGAAATACCCGTTCACGTTGAGTAAGCCCACAGGCTT
It encodes the following:
- a CDS encoding DinB family protein; its protein translation is MNAAQFFDHWNKVWRDLMRAVDMLEDEHLKFKPADAYPRTVGDILRHIINLEQGWIHFVIRRSLPEWPPEDKNLNTVDAVRAEMKRVHTETMDYLAEVNVEDFNRIVQVPDDGAPKLGWILWHVFEQEIHHRGELFLCLSLLGMKRPKTNRPG